One window of the Nicotiana tabacum cultivar K326 chromosome 4, ASM71507v2, whole genome shotgun sequence genome contains the following:
- the LOC142180244 gene encoding putative transcription factor At1g61730 gives MASLNLTKNHRDDTLEESDKDWTLPSHSNNRKKRTTEKSAKKGANVDAKSFQRLWSEEDELVILERMIEYESKKNASPAANYDVFYTFIKDKLQAEVNITQLKEKIRRIKRKYMNNIGKRSVAKPHEEKLFELSQTIWGDNIVDKEKRAAKVDDDLPKAGKLIVAKEKNSLCGGSSGSSLVLHGGSAADLEDWFRRNPGLISKEQRHEVLKKSHSVKIAKAEHQLNEITLMEEQVNLMTDAVKASQE, from the coding sequence ATGGCTTCCCTAAACTTAACCAAAAATCACCGTGATGATACCCTTGAAGAATCTGACAAAGACTGGACACTTCCTTCTCATTCCAACAATAGAAAGAAACGGACAACGGAAAAGTCAGCAAAGAAGGGCGCTAATGTGGATGCAAAGAGCTTTCAAAGGTTATGGAGCGAGGAAGACGAACTAGTTATCCTCGAAAGAATGATCGAGTATGAATCCAAAAAGAATGCCAGCCCCGCAGCAAATTATGATGTTTTTTATACTTTTATCAAGGACAAATTGCAAGCCGAAGTGAACATAACTCAACTGAAAGAAAAAATTAggagaattaaaagaaaatatatgaataatattggcaaaaggagcGTTGCGAAGCCTCACGAGGAGAAGTTGTTCGAACTCTCACAAACAATTTGGGGTGATAACATAGTTGACAAAGAAAAGAGAGCAGCCAAGGTTGATGACGATCTGCCGAAAGCTGGTAAACTGATTgttgcaaaagaaaaaaacagTTTGTGTGGTGGTAGTTCAGGTTCGAGTTTGGTTTTACACGGAGGGAGTGCAGCTGATTTAGAAGATTGGTTTAGAAGGAACCCGGGGTtgattagcaaagaacaaagacATGAAGTATTGAAGAAATCGCATTCCGTGAAGATTGCTAAGGCTGAACACCAATTGAATGAGATAACCCTGATGGAGGAACAAGTGAACTTGATGACTGATGCTGTGAAAGCTTCTCAGGAATGA
- the LOC107792720 gene encoding NAP1-related protein 2-like has protein sequence MVQLLGVNKEVALLQFELLLKSLHIRKDYILLILKALKKEYVSEEEEYEVLKKIWDVKMEHVQLIRDEHFNLIKTGEEKGNKKQKMAEKAEDEENNNFDGKQLVPCIEKLQDIQDKLEKINEEARDEVLKIAQKLSQIRKPVYEKRNHIIKSIPDFWLTAFLRHPILSELVSTEEDHKIFEFLCSIEVEDTEDFKSGYTITFYFSPNPFFENTMLSKTYTFLEDGRPTKVTASTVQWKEGNGVVPHAEEGFFRWFSSEVDQKYNEVAAIIKDELWPNPLNYFNEADEEKDFHEADKGGDKIVNDSEDDGNEEADEADEEDLEAAGGSGNEVVKDNEDYDEEADEEDLEAADEAGDEGT, from the exons ATGGTGCAACTGCTAGGGGTTAATAAAGAGGTGGCTCTTCTGCAGTTTGAACTACTATTGAAGAGCTTGCATATCCGCAAAGATTACATATTGCTTATTCTCAAGGCTTTGAAGAAG GAGTATGTTTCTGAAGAGGAAGAATATGAAGTATTGAAGAAGATTTGGGATGTGAAGATGGAGCATGTGCAACTTATTAGGGATGAGCATTTTAATTTGATTAAG ACgggagaagaaaaaggaaataagaagcagAAAATGGCAGAGAAAGCAGAAGATGAGGAAAACAACAATTTTGATGGTAAGCAGTTGGTTCCGTGCATTGAAAAATTGCAAGATATACAAGACAAGCTCGAGAAGATTAATGAAGAAGCAAGGGATGAAGTGTTGAAAATAGCACAAAAGTTGAGTCAGATCCGCAAGCCAGTGTATGAGAAGCGAAATCATATTATTAAAAGTATTCCTGACTTCTGGTTGACGGCATTCCTGAGACATCCTATTCTTTCTGAACTTGTAAGTACAGAAGAGGACCATAAGATTTTCGAGTTTTTATGTTCTATCGAAGTGGAAGACACTGAAGATTTTAAATCGGGTTATACCATCACCTTCTACTTCAGTCCAAATCCCTTTTTTGAAAATACAATGCTGTCGAAGACTTATACCTTCCTTGAAGATGGACGACCTACAAAAGTTACTGCTTCCACAGTACAATGGAAAGAAGGAAATGGAGTTGTTCCCCATGCTGAGGAAGGCTTCTTTAGGTGGTTCAGTAGCGAAGTCGATCAGAAGTATAATGAAGTTGCTGCGATAATCAAGGATGAGCTATGGCCGAACCCTCTAAATTATTTTAATGAAGCTGATGAAGAAAAAGATTTTCATGAGGCAGACAAAGGTGGTGATAAGATAGTGAACGACAGTGAAGATGATGGCAATGAGGAGGCCGATGAAGCTGATGAAGAGGATCTTGAGGCTGCAGGCGGAAGTGGCAATGAGGTAGTAAAGGACAATGAAGATTACGATGAGGAGGCTGATGAAGAGGATCTTGAGGCTGCAGACGAAGCTGGTGATGAGGGAACGTAG